Proteins from a single region of Archaeoglobus neptunius:
- a CDS encoding 6-hydroxymethylpterin diphosphokinase MptE-like protein, producing MKLEMWLKIYEAILADFEFSREEDEKAARLMESLGRGKLLDKSVLEIIRGKEVAVIGGAYRGEGVEEKFRITAGKAINLVDFVPDIHVTDMEEDDKTLVNLEKNGCLLVLHAHGDNVDRIMSVVPKIGRFVGTTQSIPFNRVYNFGGFTDGDRAAVIAKRFGAKKIKLYGFDFERADTEVKKKKLKWARIILRKEGII from the coding sequence ATGAAGCTCGAGATGTGGTTGAAGATTTACGAGGCCATTCTTGCTGATTTTGAATTCAGCAGGGAGGAAGATGAGAAGGCGGCGAGGTTGATGGAATCACTCGGGAGAGGAAAGTTGCTCGACAAAAGCGTACTTGAAATTATACGTGGAAAAGAAGTGGCAGTGATCGGTGGTGCATATCGGGGTGAAGGGGTGGAGGAGAAGTTCAGAATCACAGCCGGTAAGGCAATCAATCTCGTGGACTTCGTACCAGACATTCATGTTACGGACATGGAGGAGGATGATAAAACCCTCGTAAATCTTGAGAAAAATGGATGTCTTTTAGTTTTGCACGCTCACGGTGACAATGTGGACAGAATAATGTCTGTTGTACCAAAAATCGGGAGATTCGTAGGGACAACACAGAGCATTCCGTTCAACAGAGTATACAACTTTGGTGGATTCACTGATGGTGACAGGGCGGCAGTAATCGCAAAAAGGTTTGGAGCGAAAAAGATAAAGCTTTACGGATTCGATTTTGAAAGGGCAGACACTGAGGTAAAGAAGAAAAAGCTCAAATGGGCAAGGATAATTCTCCGAAAGGAGGGGATCATATAA
- a CDS encoding S-methyl-5-thioribose-1-phosphate isomerase → MRSIFWEDGVRLIDQTKIPEKFEVITCKKVEELGDAIKRLAVRGAPALEAAGAYGIALAAHERDFKDVEEMKRWLKRAAEFLASTRPTAVNLFVGIERVLKVALTGESVDDIRKLALREAEKLAEEDIQRNRKMGEYGAELLEDGDTVMTYCNAGRLATVDWGTALGVVRSAVEQGKNIRVIACETRPLNQGSRLTCWELMQDGIDVTLITDSMVGIVMQKGMIDKVIVGADRIVRDAVFNKIGTYTVSVVAKEHGVPFYVAAPKATFDWGRKADEVVIEERGREELIYCGNRILAPPDVNVYNPAFDPTPLKNVTALITEFGVIYPPYNENVPRILKFD, encoded by the coding sequence ATGCGATCCATATTCTGGGAAGATGGTGTCAGGCTGATAGACCAGACGAAAATTCCGGAAAAATTTGAGGTTATAACCTGCAAAAAAGTTGAAGAGCTTGGAGATGCCATAAAGAGACTTGCAGTGAGGGGAGCTCCGGCACTTGAAGCTGCTGGAGCCTACGGAATAGCCCTCGCTGCCCATGAGAGAGACTTCAAGGATGTGGAAGAGATGAAGAGGTGGCTGAAGAGGGCCGCAGAATTTCTGGCATCGACCAGACCAACCGCCGTAAATCTTTTTGTTGGTATCGAGAGAGTCCTAAAGGTTGCCCTCACAGGAGAGAGTGTGGATGACATAAGAAAACTGGCACTGAGAGAAGCAGAGAAGCTTGCGGAGGAGGACATACAGAGAAACAGAAAGATGGGTGAGTATGGAGCAGAACTGCTGGAAGATGGTGATACTGTCATGACTTACTGCAATGCTGGCAGACTTGCAACTGTAGACTGGGGGACTGCACTGGGGGTTGTGAGGAGTGCTGTCGAGCAGGGAAAGAACATCAGAGTCATAGCCTGCGAAACAAGACCTCTCAATCAGGGTTCAAGACTGACATGCTGGGAGCTGATGCAGGATGGAATCGATGTAACGCTCATCACCGACTCAATGGTTGGGATAGTCATGCAGAAGGGTATGATCGACAAGGTTATTGTAGGAGCGGACAGAATCGTCAGGGATGCCGTGTTTAACAAGATCGGAACATACACTGTTTCTGTTGTAGCTAAAGAGCATGGAGTCCCATTTTACGTTGCTGCACCCAAAGCAACCTTCGACTGGGGGAGAAAAGCTGATGAGGTAGTTATTGAGGAAAGAGGGAGAGAAGAACTGATTTACTGCGGAAATCGAATTCTTGCCCCGCCAGACGTGAATGTGTACAATCCCGCTTTCGATCCAACACCGCTGAAAAATGTCACGGCATTGATCACGGAGTTCGGGGTAATATATCCACCCTATAATGAGAACGTGCCAAGGATTCTGAAGTTTGACTGA
- a CDS encoding molybdopterin-dependent oxidoreductase, whose amino-acid sequence MQTEYFRKAIAQQSPDEKFEIVRSVCSPNCTGACAFDAMVYKGRIETLTQSADYPEPEYNPRGCLRGQSMVNLIYGPDRLKRPLIRAGRRGEGKFRAVSWDEALDYAADRLAEIMRKYGPESVAVSVQVPGTGYVHKGALVRLASMFGWSVIHGYTMNGDLPAFWSQTFGVQTEEFESLEWMKSRYIAVFGSNVMVTRLPDAKFLTLARERGAKLIVVDPNFNPTAAKADEWIQINPSTDAALALGIAHEIIRRKLYDEDFVKTYTDLPILVRLDTKKRLRAYDVRGIQDEAEKLKSRIPEYRDVFVVYDEKRGFVPVDPETLERNFNPVLEGDFEVELVSGDVVKVKPVFQLLKEELAGYTPEKVAEIIVPPNRERRDYVEILRRLAVEMATVKPLHIIYGASNYQWFHGDLKGRALSLIVALTGNVGKSGAGISTYAGQFKIRWPIGVWWSFKGRKSKWVTYLLWMNREYRQGEEFRKYNRETPYPENDVKAFVFGWNNPFDQHNMANRMIEYAEKNDLEFILAIDFQMTTSCKWADVVLPGVAWYEKYELTATILHPYVQIQKPAIAPLFECMPEIWIIKELAKRLVERWDDEELKGSVAEFYPDPQLFVEEERARSNGEWSLGLAREIANKASLKAIDLMLEKGGELVEGITLEKLMKGPVRLNLPTPNRRQIPFWEQINLKKPFPPQSFPVPISKTARFVKSGRIEFYKEEDVFIDFGETLPVHKEPFIDTEYKRNPEAAMKYRYVYVTRNALYRVHSTHSNNITMLELQDYKPRVWMNPETAREKGIEEGDLVEVYNDRGSVTGYAVMDAGIHPSVIVFEQGWWSRYLRGRSYNTLTYPWIKATHLAYFVPGIWEPTTAWNEAACDVRKLQ is encoded by the coding sequence ATGCAAACAGAATATTTCAGAAAGGCCATTGCTCAGCAGAGTCCGGACGAAAAGTTCGAGATTGTAAGGTCTGTTTGCTCACCAAACTGCACTGGAGCATGTGCATTCGATGCAATGGTTTATAAGGGAAGGATTGAGACCCTCACCCAGTCGGCCGACTATCCTGAGCCAGAATACAATCCTCGAGGATGCCTGAGAGGGCAGTCAATGGTGAACCTCATTTACGGTCCTGACAGGCTAAAGAGACCGCTGATCAGGGCAGGAAGGAGAGGGGAGGGTAAGTTCAGGGCTGTAAGCTGGGATGAAGCTCTCGATTACGCAGCAGACAGGCTGGCTGAAATAATGAGAAAATATGGGCCGGAATCTGTAGCCGTATCCGTGCAGGTTCCTGGAACCGGGTACGTCCACAAGGGGGCTCTTGTCAGACTGGCGAGCATGTTTGGCTGGAGCGTGATTCATGGCTACACGATGAACGGAGATCTCCCGGCCTTCTGGTCCCAGACCTTTGGTGTTCAGACGGAGGAATTTGAGTCCCTCGAATGGATGAAATCGAGGTACATAGCAGTATTTGGATCAAATGTGATGGTAACAAGACTTCCAGATGCCAAATTCCTCACCTTGGCAAGGGAGAGGGGGGCGAAGCTCATCGTGGTTGATCCGAACTTCAATCCAACGGCAGCGAAGGCTGATGAGTGGATTCAGATAAACCCCTCTACAGACGCAGCTCTGGCCCTGGGCATTGCTCACGAGATAATCAGGCGAAAGCTTTACGACGAGGATTTTGTGAAAACGTACACAGATCTTCCCATTCTCGTCAGGCTGGATACGAAAAAGAGGCTCAGGGCTTACGATGTAAGGGGGATCCAGGATGAGGCGGAGAAGCTGAAAAGCAGGATTCCTGAGTACAGGGATGTATTCGTTGTGTACGATGAGAAGAGAGGCTTTGTTCCTGTCGATCCGGAAACGCTGGAGAGGAACTTCAATCCGGTTCTTGAGGGTGACTTCGAAGTAGAGTTGGTGAGTGGGGACGTCGTGAAGGTTAAACCCGTATTTCAGCTTCTTAAGGAGGAGCTGGCTGGCTATACTCCAGAAAAGGTTGCTGAAATCATCGTTCCACCAAACAGAGAAAGAAGAGATTACGTTGAGATCCTAAGAAGGCTGGCGGTTGAAATGGCTACGGTTAAACCGCTGCACATCATTTACGGTGCGAGTAATTACCAGTGGTTCCATGGGGACCTTAAAGGTAGGGCCCTCTCGCTGATAGTGGCGTTGACGGGTAACGTAGGGAAAAGTGGGGCCGGAATATCTACCTATGCCGGGCAGTTCAAGATTCGCTGGCCGATCGGAGTTTGGTGGAGCTTTAAGGGTAGGAAAAGCAAATGGGTTACGTATCTCCTATGGATGAACAGAGAATACAGACAAGGTGAGGAGTTCAGGAAGTACAACAGGGAAACACCCTACCCTGAAAACGATGTTAAGGCCTTTGTTTTCGGCTGGAACAATCCGTTCGATCAGCATAATATGGCCAACAGGATGATTGAGTACGCTGAGAAAAACGATCTCGAGTTTATCCTCGCCATTGATTTCCAGATGACGACGTCCTGCAAGTGGGCCGATGTGGTTCTCCCCGGAGTTGCATGGTACGAGAAGTACGAGCTCACGGCCACGATTTTGCATCCTTACGTGCAGATCCAGAAACCGGCAATCGCGCCGTTGTTCGAGTGCATGCCTGAGATCTGGATCATAAAGGAGCTGGCAAAAAGACTGGTGGAGAGATGGGATGATGAGGAACTTAAGGGGAGTGTGGCGGAATTCTATCCGGACCCGCAGCTATTCGTGGAAGAGGAGAGAGCAAGATCCAATGGAGAGTGGAGTCTTGGCCTTGCGAGAGAGATTGCCAACAAAGCCTCTTTAAAGGCGATCGATCTCATGCTCGAAAAAGGGGGAGAGCTGGTTGAGGGAATAACTCTTGAAAAGCTGATGAAAGGACCTGTCCGGCTCAACCTGCCCACACCCAATAGACGGCAGATTCCATTCTGGGAGCAGATAAATCTGAAGAAGCCGTTTCCACCACAATCCTTCCCTGTTCCCATATCGAAAACTGCTAGATTCGTCAAAAGCGGTAGAATAGAGTTTTACAAGGAAGAGGACGTCTTCATAGACTTTGGAGAGACTCTTCCGGTACACAAGGAACCGTTCATCGATACCGAGTATAAAAGGAATCCGGAAGCGGCGATGAAATACAGGTATGTCTACGTAACGAGAAATGCTCTCTACAGGGTTCATTCCACTCACAGCAACAACATAACAATGCTCGAACTGCAGGACTACAAACCCAGGGTCTGGATGAATCCGGAGACTGCAAGGGAGAAGGGGATAGAGGAGGGAGACCTCGTTGAAGTCTACAACGATCGTGGAAGCGTCACTGGATATGCGGTCATGGATGCCGGCATTCATCCCTCCGTGATAGTTTTTGAGCAGGGGTGGTGGAGCAGATACCTGAGGGGGAGGTCGTACAATACCCTCACATATCCGTGGATCAAGGCAACACATCTCGCTTACTTTGTTCCCGGCATATGGGAGCCAACGACGGCGTGGAATGAGGCTGCATGTGATGTGAGAAAGCTGCAGTGA
- the fdhD gene encoding formate dehydrogenase accessory sulfurtransferase FdhD: MIKKIGKPLELAKEAKITLFAGKTPYHIMCTPENLKELAVGFLVSEGIVKSIDEIIFSYIDNDVLFVKLNGNQSSTTIRSSGCIGVYREQEKIPKVEAEAKFTMDEIKKSLEYLEIEEYVRTRGYHVASIVGKDGLLYRRYDVGRHNAVDKVIGAALLNGIRLKKTFLLISGRISRGMAMKCARAGIPLIVSKAAILDSAIDVCEKSGVSAVSFATNIAVVGDALVL; this comes from the coding sequence GTGATTAAAAAAATTGGAAAACCCCTTGAGCTGGCGAAGGAGGCCAAAATTACACTGTTCGCTGGTAAAACCCCATACCACATAATGTGCACCCCTGAGAACCTGAAAGAACTGGCCGTAGGATTTCTCGTATCCGAGGGGATCGTAAAATCAATCGATGAAATAATTTTTTCGTATATAGATAACGATGTTCTCTTTGTAAAGCTGAACGGAAACCAAAGCAGCACCACAATAAGGTCTTCGGGCTGTATTGGGGTTTACAGAGAGCAGGAAAAAATACCGAAGGTTGAGGCTGAAGCGAAATTTACAATGGACGAGATTAAAAAATCCCTCGAGTATCTGGAAATTGAGGAATACGTGAGAACCAGAGGGTATCATGTCGCATCCATAGTGGGAAAAGATGGCTTGCTGTACAGAAGGTACGATGTTGGTAGACACAATGCAGTTGATAAGGTTATTGGAGCAGCATTGCTCAACGGAATAAGACTCAAAAAGACGTTCCTGCTCATTTCCGGGAGAATATCGAGGGGAATGGCGATGAAATGTGCAAGAGCTGGAATACCGCTAATTGTGTCAAAAGCCGCAATTCTGGACTCTGCAATAGACGTGTGTGAGAAAAGCGGTGTTTCAGCGGTATCATTTGCCACAAACATTGCCGTCGTTGGTGACGCCCTTGTTCTTTGA
- the thiI gene encoding tRNA uracil 4-sulfurtransferase ThiI yields MEKVVVVHYGEIATKGKNREFFERKLINAIKRATGRKVRRKFGRIEVEYADSIAERLKKIPGIKYFGVGVKTGTDIEEIKKAAIRSLPDEFNSFKVETSRSNKNFPLNSIEINREVGAYIVERTGKGVNLRNPDVTVWIEVCDREVYVYTRKISGVGGLPVGVAGRVVSLVSGGIDSPVASFMAMKRGCEIVAVHFFNRTMHSPKVREKIKILAEKLAEYQGEVRLYMVPFYEIQLEIIKNVPARLRMIVYRRSMMRMANMIAEMEGCKAVITGDNLSQVASQTLDNLNVIYSASKLAVLPPLIGMDKEEIIEIARKIGTYDISILPYDDCCSFMIARHPETRANLEDVTKYESFDRLEREAIEKSEVEDVRVF; encoded by the coding sequence ATGGAAAAAGTTGTGGTGGTGCACTACGGAGAAATAGCCACAAAGGGGAAGAACAGAGAATTTTTTGAACGAAAGCTGATTAATGCGATTAAAAGAGCTACTGGCAGGAAAGTCAGGCGTAAATTCGGGAGAATTGAGGTTGAATATGCGGATAGCATTGCTGAGAGGTTAAAAAAAATTCCGGGAATTAAGTACTTCGGTGTTGGGGTTAAGACCGGTACTGATATCGAGGAAATCAAGAAAGCAGCTATCAGAAGCCTTCCTGACGAGTTCAATTCGTTTAAGGTTGAGACTTCAAGAAGTAACAAGAATTTCCCTCTAAATTCGATTGAGATCAACAGAGAGGTCGGTGCTTACATAGTTGAGAGGACCGGAAAAGGTGTCAATCTCAGAAACCCGGATGTGACAGTTTGGATTGAGGTTTGCGATCGGGAGGTGTATGTTTACACCCGGAAAATTTCGGGGGTGGGTGGACTGCCTGTGGGAGTTGCGGGAAGGGTCGTTAGTTTGGTATCTGGGGGTATAGACAGTCCCGTTGCCTCGTTCATGGCCATGAAAAGGGGCTGCGAGATTGTAGCTGTTCACTTTTTCAACCGCACCATGCACTCACCTAAAGTAAGGGAAAAGATAAAAATTCTTGCAGAGAAGCTGGCAGAGTATCAGGGAGAGGTAAGGCTGTATATGGTTCCTTTCTATGAAATTCAGCTTGAGATTATAAAGAACGTTCCGGCAAGGCTGAGGATGATTGTATACAGGAGGAGTATGATGAGGATGGCGAACATGATTGCGGAAATGGAGGGCTGCAAGGCGGTTATAACCGGAGATAACCTGTCTCAGGTTGCGAGTCAGACTCTGGATAATCTAAATGTGATATACTCCGCATCGAAGCTGGCGGTCTTACCACCGCTGATCGGTATGGACAAGGAGGAAATAATCGAGATTGCGAGGAAGATAGGGACATACGATATATCAATCCTGCCTTATGATGACTGCTGCTCATTCATGATTGCGAGACATCCGGAAACCAGGGCGAATCTTGAGGACGTGACGAAGTATGAAAGCTTTGATAGGCTGGAAAGGGAAGCAATTGAGAAAAGCGAGGTGGAAGACGTAAGGGTGTTCTGA
- the rd gene encoding rubredoxin, whose protein sequence is MAKYQCTVCGYVYDETEGDPESDVPPGTRWEDLPDDWVCPVCGASKDQFEKIED, encoded by the coding sequence ATGGCAAAGTATCAGTGTACGGTTTGCGGATACGTTTACGACGAGACCGAGGGGGATCCGGAAAGTGACGTCCCTCCCGGAACAAGGTGGGAGGACCTGCCGGATGACTGGGTCTGTCCTGTTTGTGGAGCTTCCAAAGACCAGTTCGAGAAGATAGAAGACTAA
- a CDS encoding FmdE family protein — translation MDEIEFATRLHGHLSPGVALGIRMARIAYSRLNVGFRGKGLVGIAETSMCIPDALQIVAGTTPGNRNLVVRDYGKLALSIVRFDTKEGYRVAIRKEAASESELIRKFLFRLGKLSREDEKVLAEEFLSLDERFFDVKKIRLTIPVGGIKEPIVECEVCGELQPADYVVEKDGGRICFTCSGDVYFEVI, via the coding sequence ATGGATGAAATTGAATTTGCCACCAGGCTCCACGGCCATCTCAGCCCGGGCGTAGCCTTGGGAATAAGGATGGCCAGAATAGCGTACTCCAGGCTTAATGTGGGCTTTCGGGGAAAAGGTCTTGTCGGAATTGCTGAAACCAGCATGTGCATCCCTGATGCGCTTCAGATTGTTGCCGGAACAACCCCGGGAAACAGAAATCTGGTGGTCAGGGATTACGGAAAGCTTGCCCTTTCCATTGTGAGGTTCGATACAAAAGAAGGATACAGGGTGGCGATAAGAAAAGAAGCCGCCAGCGAATCTGAATTGATCAGGAAGTTTTTATTCAGGCTTGGGAAGCTCAGCAGGGAGGATGAGAAAGTGCTTGCAGAGGAGTTTCTTTCGCTCGATGAGAGGTTTTTTGATGTTAAAAAGATAAGGCTGACAATTCCGGTAGGGGGGATCAAGGAACCGATAGTTGAATGCGAGGTTTGTGGGGAACTTCAGCCTGCTGATTACGTTGTTGAAAAAGACGGTGGGAGAATCTGTTTTACCTGCAGTGGTGATGTGTATTTTGAGGTAATTTAA
- a CDS encoding N-glycosylase/DNA lyase codes for MFFDLGKAIKSRLAEFETLGREGEVIFDFRPFLDLKVKADLKNELAFCISTANSSAAAGLKFQTLLESDNIQSALRKAGVRFWRRKTEYIREAFRNFNLVERALQLSTAAARKRLLKVKGLGMKEASHYLRNVGRDDVAIIDRHILRWLTENEYIEQYGSLTVRKYAEIEKILRDIAEERRISLAELDLRLWAEMTGKVLK; via the coding sequence TTGTTCTTTGATCTTGGGAAGGCCATAAAGTCGAGACTGGCAGAATTTGAAACTCTCGGTAGAGAGGGAGAGGTCATTTTTGACTTCAGGCCTTTTCTGGATCTCAAGGTTAAAGCCGACCTGAAAAACGAGCTTGCATTTTGCATATCCACTGCCAACTCATCTGCAGCGGCAGGTTTAAAATTTCAGACGCTGCTGGAGAGTGATAACATTCAATCCGCTCTCAGAAAGGCCGGAGTCAGATTCTGGAGAAGGAAAACAGAATATATCAGAGAGGCTTTTCGCAATTTCAATTTGGTGGAGAGGGCTCTTCAGCTTAGCACTGCTGCAGCAAGGAAACGGCTCCTAAAGGTAAAAGGCCTCGGGATGAAGGAGGCCAGCCACTACCTCAGGAACGTTGGAAGAGATGATGTGGCGATTATAGACCGCCATATACTGAGGTGGCTTACAGAAAACGAATACATCGAGCAATACGGAAGTTTGACAGTCAGAAAGTATGCTGAAATTGAAAAGATACTGAGAGACATCGCCGAAGAAAGAAGAATCAGCCTTGCCGAGCTCGATCTGAGGCTGTGGGCAGAAATGACGGGAAAAGTTCTGAAGTGA